GTCTCGCTGGCCTGATACATCCCGACCAGATCACCACCCACATGCCCCGAGGACCGCAGCAGCATGGACACTTCGGCATTGCCAAAATCGCGGTGCCGGTCACTGACTAGGGATTGTTGGAGTTTCTTGGCCTCGATCAGATCCTTGTCAATCGAATCGTAGACCTCGCGCAGCTTGTCCAGCGTGCTGCCCAAAAGCCGGTTCTTCTGGATCAGCTCGCGCTCCATCCCGACAATCCGCGCGCCCGCAGCGATCCGCGCCCGCAGCTCGCCCGCATTTACAGGTTTGGTCAGAAAATCATCCGCGCCGGCATCAAGCCCTGATGCAATCTCATCCTTTTCGGATTTGGACGTGAGCAGGATGAAATACCCATAGCTTTCGCGCATCATCTGCCTGAATTCACGGCAAAAGTCGATGCCCGTCATGCCCGGCATCATCCAATCGCTGAGCACCAGATCGGGCGGCGTCCGGCGGCAGATTTCGAGCGCCTCATCGCCACTTGCGGCCTCAACCGTCTCAAAACCCCATTTCTTCAGCAAGGAGGTCAATATCCTGCGCTGAAGCCGGCTGTCATCAACCACCAAAACCAGCCGAATCGCATCGTCCTGCGGGACCGCACTTGGCGCATCCTGCTGAATCTCAAGTAGATTTGGCGCAAACTCAGGCACAGGGATTCCTTTCATCTCCTCAAGCCCTAGCGCCTCTGCGTTAACGCGGGATGAAAGGTAAAATGCGAATAAACCCCCCGCCCGCCATCATCAAATTGTTAACGATATTCCGCCAAACTCGGATCATCAAAACAGGTGATGCATGATTGACTGGTCTCGAGTCGCGGAATTGCGAGAGGAAATAGGCGCCGATGATTTCGGCGAGGTGGTCGAGATTTTCCTCGAAGAAGTTCAAAGCGAGATTGATGCGCTGCGCGGCGACGTGGCGCCGGGCAATCTTGAGGATAAGCTGCATTTCCTCAAAGGCAGCGCGCTCAACCTCGGCTTCAGGGAGTTCTCGGACCTTTGCCAAAGCGGTGAGGCCGCTGCTGGCGCCGGGCGGATGGACTTGATCGATATGCAAGCGACGGTGGCCAGCTTTGATCGCTCCAAGGCCGAGTTTGTCTCGGGGATGGACCGCCTGAACACCGCCTGATCAGATCAGAAACTCTGCCAGCACCTCATCATTGGTGATATCGCGATAATCAAATCCGTTCTCGCGCAACGCGCCCAGAAGCCGCACGAAGTTTGCCTCGTCATTCGTCTCGATCCCTATAAGAACCGATCCGAAATTCCGCGCAGATTTCTTGAGATATTCAAACCGTGCGATATCATCCTTAGGCCCCAGAAGGTTCAGGAAGTCCTTCAACGCACCGGGGCGCTGTGGCATCCGCAAGATGAAGTATTTCTTCACACCGGAATATCGCTGCGCGCGCTCCTTCACCTCGGGCAGCCGCTCAAAATCGAAATTCCCGCCTGAAGTCACACAAACAACGGTCTTGCCGCGAATTCGGTTCTTCATGTCTTTGAGCGCATCAACCGCCAAAGCACCCGCAGGCTCCAGCACGATCCCTTCAATGTTCAGCATCTCAATCATCGTCGTACAAAGCCGATCCTCAGAAATCGTGACCGCCTGCCCAGGGTCGAGATGCGCAAGCCGCGCGAATGTCCGCGCGCCGATCTGCGCCACCGCCGCGCCATCGGCAAAATTATCCACATGGCCCAACCGCACAGGCGCGCCCGCCAGAAGGGCGGCCCCAAGACACGCGCCGCCCGAAGGCTCGACCAGCGTGATCTCAACAGCATCACCCATATAGCTGACCACCCCCGCCGAAAGCCCGCCACCGCCCACAGGCATCACGATATGATCGGGCAAACCGCCAAGATCGCGCTCAATCTCCACCGCCACAGACGCTTGGCCCTCGATCACATCTTCATCATCGAAGGGCGACAGGAAATGCCCGCCAATCTTGGCGCAATAGGCCTGTGCGGCAGCAAGCGTGACGTCGAAATAATCGCCCGTCAGCTCGATCCGCACCGCATCACCACCAAAAATCTGGGTCTTGCCGATTTTCTGCTGCGGCGTGGTGATTGGCATGTAAATCACGCCCTGAACCCCGAAATGCCGACACATGAACGCGACGCCCTGCGCATGGTTGCCCGCGCTCGCACACACAAATGTGGGTGCCGCGCCGCGCGCCAGAACCTTGCGCATCGCATTGAACGCGCCGCGCAGCTTGTAGGAGCGCACTGGCGTCAGGTCTTCGCGCTTGAAGAGGATATTCGCCTCATAACGCTCGCTCAGATGTTCATTGCGCTGCAAGGGCGTTGCATCGAAAACCGGGCGCATCAGCGCCTCTGCGGCGCGGGCGTTTTCGCGAAAATCTGTCATGTTGCCCTGCCTGCCCGAAGCCGCCGTCCCGCGCAAGGGTGCTAAGCCTCCGCATACCCAAGAATACCAGCGGCCAAAGCAACAGATCGCATCCCGCTCCGCTTGCCCCGCACCCCAAAACCCGCTAAGCCCCGGCGCGACCCAGACAGAGGAAAATCACTATGTCCGCGCCCAAAAAAGTCGTGCTGGCCTATTCCGGCGGCCTTGATACGTCCATCATCCTGAAATGGCTGCAAACCGAATATGGCTGTGAGGTGGTGACCTTCACCGCCGATCTCGGTCAGGGCGAGGAGCTGGAGCCCGCGCGCGAAAAAGCCGTGATGCTGGGGATCAAACCTGAGAACATCTATATTGAGGACGTGCGCGAGGAATTCGTGCGCGATTTCGTCTTTCCGATGTTCCGCGCCAATGCACTCTACGAGGGACTTTACCTGTTGGGGACGTCCATCGCGCGGCCCCTGATTTCCAAACGGCTGGTCGAGATTGCGGCCATGACCGGTGCCGATGCCGTGGCCCATGGCGCGACAGGCAAGGGCAATGATCAGGTGCGGTTTGAGCTGGCGGCCTATGCGCTCAATCCCGATATCAAAGTGATCGCGCCTTGGCGGGAATGGGACCTGACCAGCCGCACCCGGCTGATTGATTTCGCCGAGAAAAACCAGATCCCCATCGCCACGGACAAACGTGGCGAAGCCCCGTTTTCCGTTGATGCAAACCTCTTGCACACCTCATCCGAGGGCAAAGTGCTCGAAGACCCTGCAGAAATGGCCCCAGATTATGTTTATCAACGCACGGTGGCCCCCGAGGACGCGCCCGAGACGCCCGAGTTCATCGAAGTGGGCTTTGAGCGTGGCGATGCCGTGTCGATCAACGGCGAGGCGCTCAGCCCTGCCACCATCCTCACACGGCTCAATGAGATGGGTGGCAAACACGGCATCGGGCGCTTGGATTTTGTCGAAAACCGCTTTGTGGGCATGAAGTCGCGCGGCATCTATGAGACACCCGGCGGGACTGTTCTTCTGGAGGCCCATCGCGGCATTGAGCAAATCACGCTTGATAGCGGCGCGGGTCACCTCAAAGACAGCCTCATGCCGCGCTACGCTGAGCTGATCTATAACGGCTTCTGGTTCTCGCCCGAGCGCGAGATGCTGCAAGCCGCCATTGATCACAGCCAGAAACATGTGACAGGCACCGTCCGGCTCAAGCTTTACAAGGGTATGGCGACCTGCGTGGGCCGCTGGTCGGATCACTCGCTCTATTCCGAGGCGCATGTGACGTTCGAGGATGATGCGGGCGCCTATGACCAGAAGGACGCGGCAGGCTTCATTCAGCTGAACGCTCTGCGCCTCAAGCTTCTGGCCGCACGGGAGCGTCGGCTGAAGGGCTGAACGCTCAGATCTTAGCGGCCTCCAAAGCGCGATAGGCAGGCAAAGCGGCTTCGGCCAGCTCTGCCTGCGCGCCACTCAGCACTGGCAGCGGCCCTTCGGCCGCAGCAAACCCTGTCGAGTGGCGTACCGCACCGTACCAATGCGCGCCCCACACACCATCCGCCGCATGGCCGCCCGCAGGCCAGATGAGCATCCGCTCGGTCCACTCGATCCCGATCGCCGCACAGAGCCGTTGCAAAACACCCGCTGGATCAGCGCGAATATCGGAGGCGTCCACAACAACGGGCCGCTGCCCAATACCGCAAAGCGCGTCATAGAGCGCGCCCTGTTGAACAAAACCGATATCCTCAAGGGTCGGCGCCTCGTATTTGGCCGCAAAGCTGGCCACCACACGCGCCGGATGGCGGATCAGGAACACATTCACCACATCGCGCATCCAGTCGCGCGGGATGCCGTCTACCATATGCTGTGTCATGTGCTTTTGGTAAAAATGCGCACCCTCATAGGGGCCAAGAAGGCTGCGCTCCACCATCACGGGATCAGAATTTTGCGCAGCCAGAATCTCCTCGCGCATCGGGTGCACGATCCCTGTGCGCGCGAGATAAGCCGCGTAAAATGGCTCATCCACAACGGCGCAATCGCCGCGCGCGGCAAAGCTATACATCATCGCCGTCGACAGGTTGCGCGGCCCCGACCACATGGCGATCCGCATCAGCTTGCGTCCTGCAAAATGAGATCCTTGTAGAGCGCACGCAGCCGCGCCGTTACCGGCCCAAGCTCCCCAGCGCCGATCTGCCGCCCGTCAATCGCACCGACAGGGGTTTGCGCGCCGAACGTGCCGGTCAGAAACGCCTCATCTGCGCCATAGGTGTCTACAAGGCTGAAATTCCGCTCATAAACCGGGATGCCATCCGCCCGGCACAGATCAATCACCTTCTGCCGCGTGATCCCGTTCATACAATAATCCCCGGTCGAGGTCCAAACTGCCCCTTTACGCACAATAAAGAAATTGCACGCGTTGGTCGTATTCACGAACCCATGCACATCCAGCATCAAGGCCTCATCGGCCCCTGCCTTTTCGGCGGCGATGCAGGCAAGGATGCAATTGAGCTTGGAATGGGAATTGAGCTTGGGGTCCTGGGTCATTGGCAATCCGCGCAGATGCGGGACGGTGGCAAGGCGGATTGGGCGCGGGATGGACGGTTTGGAATGCTCCATGATGATCGTCATCGTGGGGCCTTGCCGGCTGAGCGAGGGATGCTGAAAAGGCCGCGTCTTCACCCCCCGCGTCACCATGAGCCTTGCGTGCGCGTCCGTCTTCATCCCGTTGGCGGCCTGTGTGTCGAGCAAGGCTTGCATCACGCCGCCACGGTCCATCCCGATATCGAGATCAATCGCCAATGCGGCCTCAAAAAGCCGGTCCAAATGTTCATCCGCGAAGGCCCAATGCCCATCATAGAGGCGTAACCCCTCCCAAACCCCATCACCGAGCATGAATCCGCTGTCATAAACGCTGATCACAGCCTCGGCTTTGGGCACGATCCGCCCGTTGAGCCAGATGAGAATCGCCTCGTTGCGGACGTCCTCTTCGGCCTGATGCGTGGTTTGATTATCCATGACCGCCCCCGATTGTTTCAGTCCAAGGCTAGGCGCGCGGCAATCCGCCCTCAAGTGGTAAAGCGCCGTCACCTCCGCGTGAGGATGTGTTTCGCCCCA
The nucleotide sequence above comes from Roseovarius carneus. Encoded proteins:
- a CDS encoding PP2C family protein-serine/threonine phosphatase translates to MKGIPVPEFAPNLLEIQQDAPSAVPQDDAIRLVLVVDDSRLQRRILTSLLKKWGFETVEAASGDEALEICRRTPPDLVLSDWMMPGMTGIDFCREFRQMMRESYGYFILLTSKSEKDEIASGLDAGADDFLTKPVNAGELRARIAAGARIVGMERELIQKNRLLGSTLDKLREVYDSIDKDLIEAKKLQQSLVSDRHRDFGNAEVSMLLRSSGHVGGDLVGMYQASETRIGLYGIDVSGHGISSALMTARLAGYLSATSPDQNVALRRMPDGTFSPRPPGETIAALNDLFLNELDTEHYFTLLLADVNLETGRVVMAQAGHPYPAVQRADGTVEAIGCGGLPVGLIPGAEFEEFEVVLQAGDRLMIHSDGVVECANPEDVLLDDEGLARILTELRQTKGLACLESMIWRLAEFAGGDQFDDDVSAVLLEVKSILPTG
- a CDS encoding Hpt domain-containing protein → MIDWSRVAELREEIGADDFGEVVEIFLEEVQSEIDALRGDVAPGNLEDKLHFLKGSALNLGFREFSDLCQSGEAAAGAGRMDLIDMQATVASFDRSKAEFVSGMDRLNTA
- the ilvA gene encoding threonine ammonia-lyase IlvA, which translates into the protein MTDFRENARAAEALMRPVFDATPLQRNEHLSERYEANILFKREDLTPVRSYKLRGAFNAMRKVLARGAAPTFVCASAGNHAQGVAFMCRHFGVQGVIYMPITTPQQKIGKTQIFGGDAVRIELTGDYFDVTLAAAQAYCAKIGGHFLSPFDDEDVIEGQASVAVEIERDLGGLPDHIVMPVGGGGLSAGVVSYMGDAVEITLVEPSGGACLGAALLAGAPVRLGHVDNFADGAAVAQIGARTFARLAHLDPGQAVTISEDRLCTTMIEMLNIEGIVLEPAGALAVDALKDMKNRIRGKTVVCVTSGGNFDFERLPEVKERAQRYSGVKKYFILRMPQRPGALKDFLNLLGPKDDIARFEYLKKSARNFGSVLIGIETNDEANFVRLLGALRENGFDYRDITNDEVLAEFLI
- a CDS encoding argininosuccinate synthase, translated to MSAPKKVVLAYSGGLDTSIILKWLQTEYGCEVVTFTADLGQGEELEPAREKAVMLGIKPENIYIEDVREEFVRDFVFPMFRANALYEGLYLLGTSIARPLISKRLVEIAAMTGADAVAHGATGKGNDQVRFELAAYALNPDIKVIAPWREWDLTSRTRLIDFAEKNQIPIATDKRGEAPFSVDANLLHTSSEGKVLEDPAEMAPDYVYQRTVAPEDAPETPEFIEVGFERGDAVSINGEALSPATILTRLNEMGGKHGIGRLDFVENRFVGMKSRGIYETPGGTVLLEAHRGIEQITLDSGAGHLKDSLMPRYAELIYNGFWFSPEREMLQAAIDHSQKHVTGTVRLKLYKGMATCVGRWSDHSLYSEAHVTFEDDAGAYDQKDAAGFIQLNALRLKLLAARERRLKG
- a CDS encoding sulfotransferase-like domain-containing protein — its product is MRIAMWSGPRNLSTAMMYSFAARGDCAVVDEPFYAAYLARTGIVHPMREEILAAQNSDPVMVERSLLGPYEGAHFYQKHMTQHMVDGIPRDWMRDVVNVFLIRHPARVVASFAAKYEAPTLEDIGFVQQGALYDALCGIGQRPVVVDASDIRADPAGVLQRLCAAIGIEWTERMLIWPAGGHAADGVWGAHWYGAVRHSTGFAAAEGPLPVLSGAQAELAEAALPAYRALEAAKI
- a CDS encoding D-amino acid aminotransferase, producing the protein MDNQTTHQAEEDVRNEAILIWLNGRIVPKAEAVISVYDSGFMLGDGVWEGLRLYDGHWAFADEHLDRLFEAALAIDLDIGMDRGGVMQALLDTQAANGMKTDAHARLMVTRGVKTRPFQHPSLSRQGPTMTIIMEHSKPSIPRPIRLATVPHLRGLPMTQDPKLNSHSKLNCILACIAAEKAGADEALMLDVHGFVNTTNACNFFIVRKGAVWTSTGDYCMNGITRQKVIDLCRADGIPVYERNFSLVDTYGADEAFLTGTFGAQTPVGAIDGRQIGAGELGPVTARLRALYKDLILQDAS